The sequence below is a genomic window from Chondrinema litorale.
TTAGAAGTAAAATACAAATTGGTTGCAGAGGTTGAACCAGAACTTGGTGGTTTAAAAGCAAGCGTTACTTTTTCAACATCTTTCAGGTTTAATAAATCATTTTTGAAAGATTTTGCCCTCACCTGATCAGACTCAAACAAATCTACATTTAATATAGCCTCTTTCGAAAAGCCCATATCTTCTGTTTTTAGATATTGAATTTGCTGATTTACGATAAGCGTTCCAATTATAAAAACCTGAGAGATGACAAACTGAAACACAACCAAACCTTGTCTGAGTTTTTTACCTCCTGTTTGGCTATTGTTCATGTTATTTTTAAGAGAATAAATCGGCTCAAATCCAGAAATCACTTTTGCTGGATACAAACCAGCCAATAGTGTAAGTGAAACAAAAAGAAAAACTAAAAAGGATACAAGCTCAACAGAATTTGTACTTAATATTGATAGTGATGTGCCTAAAAAAGGATTAAGGTAATACAAAGCCAACTCTACCAAACCGAAAGAAATAAGCATAGAAACAAATACCATTAATGCAGTTTCGCCTATTAATTGGATAATGAGTATTGACCTGGTACTACCCATCACTTTTCTAATGCCCACTTCTTTTGATCGCTTAACAGCCAAGGCAGTAGACAAGTTAATAAAGTTTACACAAGAAGTAATCAATAAGAAAACACCAATAATCGCCATGATCCATAAGCTCTCCTTACTGATTGATTTGAAACTATAATTGGAGTAATAAGAGCTAAAGTGTAAATCTGCCAAAGGCTGTAGCTCTATTTTCTTCTTGTCGGTATTGTGATCACCAAAGTATTTGGTAATAAAAGCAGGCATTCCGGCTTCAATTTCCTCTCTGCTAGTTTGCTCATCTAATAAAACATAAAGTTGGTCGTCACTAGAAATACTTCCCCATCCGTTATCTTTTTCCAATTGCTCTCTAATCGTGTTATAGGTAATAAGCATATCAAATGGAAAATCTGTATTTTCTGGAAAATCTTCCATCACCGCTTCTACAACCAAGTCTGTTTTAAAATCGAGCTTGAAGGTTTTACCAATTGGGTCTGCATCACCAAAATATTTTTTTGCAAACTTTTGTGATAGTACTACTTTTCCCGGGTCTCTTAAAACCGTGGCAGGATTCCCTTGAATCAGTTTTCTATCGAATATGTCGAAGAATGAATGCTCTGTAAAAGCAATTCCTTCATTCTCATAAAAATCTTTTCCATTACCTAAGCTCACATTACCTGCCATATAGTAATGCACAAATACCTGATCTTTTACCGAAGGAAAATCACTTTTAAAAGCTTCTGGCAATACAACTGGTACCCCCGGAGTATGATTTCTATTTTGCCCACCATTATTATCTGATGATGAAACTAGGCGGTAAATATGATCGAAGTTTTTATGATACCTGTCGTAACTTAACAGAAAGCTTAATAATAGAAATATGGTGATTGCAGCACTAATACCCAGAGATAATCCACTCAAATTAATGATTGTATGGATTTTATTTCTCCTGAAGTTTCTAAGGGTAATCAAAAATATGTTTCTGAACATGCTATTAGTAATTTAAAGTCTGTTTATCATTAATTTGAACTTAGTCTGAATGAAGGGCATCTGCCGGGTTTTGTAAAGCAGCTTTGATAGATTGATAGCTAACTGTAATTAAAGCGATTACCAAAGCAACACACAATGTTATAGCAAACATATCCCAAGTTAAACTGATCTTGTAGGCATAATCTTCTAACCAGTTTGTCATAATGTAATAACCAATAGGACCAGCTATTAAAAGGGCTGTAATTACCAGAATTATAAACTCTTTAGAAAAGAGATAAACGATTTGTCTGATAGAAGCACCTAACACTTTTCTTATACCTATTTCTTTGGTTCTCTGTAGACTGATGAATGAAATTAAGCCGTATAATCCCAAGCAACTAATAAAGATGGCGATACCTGCAAAAAGGTTAAACAAGCGGTAAGTTTGCTCTTCATTTTTGTACATTCTATAGATATCATCTTCTAAGAAATCGTACTTAAAAGTCTCGTCATGATAAACAATATTCCATTTGCTTTCTAATGCTGCAAGCGTTTCTTTTTGAGTAACAGGATTAATCTTTAAGTTAGCCACATACAAATTATCCTTTTCCATACCCATCATTAAAGGTTTAATCTCAGATCTAAAAGAATTAATATGGAAATCTGAAACGACTCCTGTAATGGTTAATGGTCTATCTTTACCGTAGTATACAGCTTTACCTACTGCTTCATGCGGATTATCTAAACCCATGAGGTTTAAAAACTTCTGATTTACCACGACAGATTCTAGCGAGTCGCTTTCTGGATAAGGACCACCAGCTAAAAAGTTAAATCCATATAACTCAAAATATGCTGGGTCTGCTTGAATGAGGTTGGTTTGTTTTTCTTCACTGGTACTA
It includes:
- a CDS encoding ABC transporter permease is translated as MFRNIFLITLRNFRRNKIHTIINLSGLSLGISAAITIFLLLSFLLSYDRYHKNFDHIYRLVSSSDNNGGQNRNHTPGVPVVLPEAFKSDFPSVKDQVFVHYYMAGNVSLGNGKDFYENEGIAFTEHSFFDIFDRKLIQGNPATVLRDPGKVVLSQKFAKKYFGDADPIGKTFKLDFKTDLVVEAVMEDFPENTDFPFDMLITYNTIREQLEKDNGWGSISSDDQLYVLLDEQTSREEIEAGMPAFITKYFGDHNTDKKKIELQPLADLHFSSYYSNYSFKSISKESLWIMAIIGVFLLITSCVNFINLSTALAVKRSKEVGIRKVMGSTRSILIIQLIGETALMVFVSMLISFGLVELALYYLNPFLGTSLSILSTNSVELVSFLVFLFVSLTLLAGLYPAKVISGFEPIYSLKNNMNNSQTGGKKLRQGLVVFQFVISQVFIIGTLIVNQQIQYLKTEDMGFSKEAILNVDLFESDQVRAKSFKNDLLNLKDVEKVTLAFKPPSSGSTSATNLYFTSKPGDYGAEVKLADKDYLDTYELKLLAGENITESDTIKDFLINESLMRMVGITDPQKAVGEEIKIWGKKGLIRGVVKDFHTRSMKEKVSPLILMSFAPYYETVGIKLISGNMQNTVKEIEKLYKTHYSNYDFSSNFFDEDIASFYENEEKMSTMSNVFALIAIFIGMLGLYGLIAYLTELKTKEIGIRKALGASIWDVLILLTKDYTLLIVVAFFFAMPLSWWMMMTWLENYPFHIELNFLIFFIGGFISLMVAWITAGYTSVKAARLNPSISLRDN